Proteins from a single region of Pseudodesulfovibrio portus:
- a CDS encoding IclR family transcriptional regulator: MAVQTLDRAFDIVELLSRETGGLNLTEIATRMNLNKSTAHRILAALQERGYVEKREQGKVYRLGLEFIELSSAFLNSLELKTEAQPILNQLSRQTGQTVFMAIMREGDVVYIDKVESFNSLRRYKIIGKRMPSYATSLGKSLLTGLTEAEIVKLYENRPFNKITEYTIDNVHDLLKEVDLTRRRGWAHDNQENELGTMCVGAPIYDYRNMVVAAVSVAWEIEGQPDLDLKRVAALVVEATQEISHRMGYRWKTSSVKPL; the protein is encoded by the coding sequence ATGGCTGTACAGACACTCGACCGCGCCTTCGACATCGTCGAACTTTTGTCCAGGGAAACCGGTGGACTGAATCTCACCGAGATCGCCACGCGCATGAACCTGAACAAGTCCACGGCGCACCGCATCCTGGCCGCGCTCCAGGAGCGGGGTTACGTGGAGAAGCGCGAACAGGGGAAAGTCTACCGGCTGGGGCTCGAATTCATCGAGCTTTCCAGCGCCTTCCTGAACAGCCTGGAACTCAAGACCGAAGCCCAGCCCATCCTGAACCAGCTCTCCCGGCAGACCGGGCAGACCGTGTTCATGGCCATCATGCGGGAAGGCGACGTGGTCTACATCGACAAGGTCGAGTCCTTCAACAGCCTGCGCCGCTACAAGATCATCGGCAAGCGGATGCCCAGCTACGCCACCTCCCTGGGCAAGTCCCTGCTCACCGGGCTGACCGAGGCGGAAATCGTCAAGCTCTATGAGAACAGGCCGTTCAACAAGATCACGGAGTACACCATCGACAACGTCCACGACCTGCTCAAGGAAGTGGACCTGACCCGGCGGCGCGGCTGGGCGCACGACAACCAGGAGAACGAACTGGGGACCATGTGCGTCGGAGCACCGATCTACGACTACCGGAACATGGTCGTCGCGGCGGTCAGCGTGGCCTGGGAAATCGAAGGCCAGCCGGACCTCGACCTGAAGCGGGTGGCCGCGCTGGTGGTGGAAGCGACCCAGGAGATATCCCACCGCATGGGCTACCGCTGGAAGACCTCCTCGGTGAAACCGCTGTAG
- the kduD gene encoding 2-dehydro-3-deoxy-D-gluconate 5-dehydrogenase KduD, giving the protein MILDQFKLDGKVAIVTGCNRGIGRGMALGLAEAGADIAGVFHSTATGVEEEITAMGRRFCPIQADLGDPGCVRSIVDKAVAELGRVDILVNNAGIIRRSPALEFSEEDWDQVMDVNLKSVFFLCQAAAKQMVEQGRGGKIINVASMLSFQGGILVSSYTASKSGVMGLTRLLANEWASKGIQVNAIAPGYIATDNTAALRADEERNRQILARIPADRWGDPEDLKGCVVFLASKASEYVNGYTVAVDGGWLAR; this is encoded by the coding sequence ATGATTCTCGATCAATTCAAACTCGACGGCAAGGTGGCCATCGTCACCGGCTGCAACCGGGGCATAGGCAGGGGCATGGCCCTCGGCCTGGCCGAGGCGGGCGCGGACATCGCCGGGGTCTTCCACTCCACGGCTACCGGAGTGGAAGAGGAAATCACGGCCATGGGCCGCCGGTTCTGCCCCATCCAGGCCGACCTCGGGGACCCGGGCTGCGTCCGGTCCATCGTGGACAAGGCCGTGGCCGAACTGGGCCGCGTGGACATCCTGGTCAACAACGCGGGCATCATCCGCAGGAGCCCCGCCCTGGAATTCAGCGAAGAGGACTGGGACCAGGTCATGGACGTGAACCTGAAGAGCGTCTTCTTCCTGTGCCAGGCCGCCGCCAAACAGATGGTGGAGCAGGGCCGGGGCGGCAAGATCATCAACGTGGCCTCCATGCTCTCCTTCCAGGGGGGCATCCTGGTCAGCTCCTACACCGCGTCCAAGAGCGGCGTCATGGGACTGACCCGGCTGCTGGCCAACGAATGGGCGTCCAAGGGCATCCAGGTCAACGCCATCGCTCCCGGCTACATCGCCACTGACAACACGGCTGCCCTGCGGGCCGACGAAGAGCGCAACAGGCAGATCCTGGCGCGCATCCCTGCCGACCGCTGGGGCGACCCCGAGGACCTCAAGGGGTGCGTGGTCTTCCTGGCCTCCAAGGCGTCGGAATACGTGAACGGGTATACCGTGGCCGTTGACGGCGGCTGGCTGGCAAGGTAG